In one Dasypus novemcinctus isolate mDasNov1 chromosome 25, mDasNov1.1.hap2, whole genome shotgun sequence genomic region, the following are encoded:
- the LOC101438083 gene encoding tumor necrosis factor receptor superfamily member 10A: MAPRPRHRFRGSSSALWGPGTLFLVTCHLLLVRVNSAPITQQSEVQRWMRAPSEGLCPAGSHVADDGRNCTLCQNGVEYTSHWNSLSSCLPCTVCKPDEDETGPCTPTRDTECRCKDGTFRGVDVPEFCQKCKTRCPDEMVEASPCTPWKDLQCVHQGSGGQTIMIVIGCVVGLILVGLIVTCLLVLWKKGTRPGCGEESKCLARVIFCWSFSRGREAQDNATNQMLSDSLSTLDSAQGNQGQEKADLPEAAAQIPGEGEPLLDQKKDQKPQRRKMVLVVVNGADPSETLRLSFSYFTHRVPINSWTPFMRLVGLTDNEVEVAKKKAGSCEDELYEMLSRWLRTMGRDASVNTLLCALERRGEREAMEKIQDDLVNSGLYVYQECGTDSLCCEPGDENTASGNQSFAH; the protein is encoded by the exons ATGGCTCCAAGGCCCAGGCATCGGTTCCGGGGCTCCAGCAGCGCGCTCTGGGGCCCCGGTACCCTCTTCCTGGTCACCTGCCACCTGCTGCTG GTCCGAGTGAACTCGGCACCAATCACGCAGCAGTCCGAAGTTCAGCGATGGATGCGTGCCCCATCGGAGGGGTTGTGCCCCGCAG gaTCACATGTTGCAGATGACGGTAGAAACTGTACCCTATGCCAGAATGGTGTGGAGTACACAAGCCATTGGAATTCGCTCTCTTCCTGCTTGCCCTGTACGGTTTGCAAACCAG ATGAAGATGAGACAGGTCCGTGCACCCCGACTAGGGACACAGAGTGCCGATGTAAAGATGGCACCTTCCGTGGAGTGGACGTCCCGGAGTTCTGCCAGAAGTGCAAAACTAG GTGCCCTGATGAGATGGTGGAGGCGAGTCCCTGTACCCCCTGGAAAGACCTCCAGTGTGTCCACCAAGGATCAG gTGGTCAGACCATCATGATCGTGATCGGATGTGTAGTCGGCCTGATTCTCGTGGGCCTGATTGTCACGTGCCTGCTGGTCCTATGGAAGAAGGGCACCCGTCCag GCTGTGGAGAGGAGTCCAAGTGCCTGGCGAGA GTCATATTCTGTTGGAGTTTCTCCAGAGGGCGGGAGGCTCAGGACAATGCCACCAACCAGATGCTGAGCGACTCGCTGTCCACCCTGGACTCTGCGCAGGGAAACCAAGGCCAGGAGAAGGCAGACCTGCCGGAAGCCGCCGCCCAGATCCCCGGGGAAGGGGAGCCTCTCCTA GACCAGAAGAAGGACCAAAAGCCTCAGAGGAGAAAGATGGTGCTGGTTGTAGTGAATGGTGCAGACCCCAGTGAAA CGCTGAGGTTGTCCTTCAGCTACTTCACCCACCGAGTGCCGATTAACTCCTGGACTCCATTCATGCGGCTGGTGGGCCTGACTGACAACGAGGTGGAAGTGGCCAAGAAGAAAGCGGGGTCCTGCGAGGACGAACTGTATGAAATGCTGAGCAGGTGGCTGAGGACAATGGGGCGGGATGCCTCAGTCAACACACTGCTGTGCGCCTTGGAAAGACGGGGGGAGAGAGAGGCGATGGAGAAAATTCAGGACGACCTGGTGAACTCCGGACTGTACGTCTACCAAGAATGCGGGACAGACAGCCTGTGCTGTGAGCCTGGGGATGAAAATACTGCTTCTGGAAATCAGAGTTTTGCTCATTGA